Proteins from a genomic interval of Physeter macrocephalus isolate SW-GA chromosome 21, ASM283717v5, whole genome shotgun sequence:
- the LOC102993750 gene encoding melanoma-associated antigen D2, giving the protein MSDTSESGTGPTHFQAEASEEDRGLKMQTLLTVTQNLEVSETPKASKAPEVSKAMKVSNAAGVSKTTEVSKATEAQEVSATQASATTKLTDTQVLAAETKNPAADTKMQNTDPQAVTMPATETKKVSCGADTKVNTKTLETEAAASQALADEPEPEGAAAQAQENQDTRPKVKAKKARKVKHLNGEEDGSSDQSQASGTTGGRRISKALMASMARRASRGPIAFWARRASRTRLAAWARRALLSLRSPKARRGKARRRAAKLQSSQEPETPPPRDVALLQGRANDLVKYLLVKDQTKIPIKRSDMLKDIIKEYTDVYPEIIERAGYSLEKVFGIQLKEIDKNDHLYILLSTLEPTDAGILGTTKDSPKLGLLMVLLSIIFMNGNRSSEAVIWEVLRKLGLRPGIHHSLFGDVKKLITDEFVKQKYLDYARVPNSNPPEYEFFWGLRSYYETSKMKVLKFACKVQKKDPKEWAAQYREAMEADMKAAAEAAAEAKARAEIRARMGIGLGSENAAGPCNWDEADIGPWAKARIQTGAEAKAKAQESGGASSGASASGSFGASTSLTATLTFGLFAGLGGAGASTSGSSGACGFSYK; this is encoded by the exons ATGTCTGACACAAGCGAAAGTGGTACGGGTCCAACCCACTTCCAG GCTGAAGCTTCAGAAGAGGACCGTGGCTTGAAGATGCAGACCCTATTGACAGTGACCCAGAACTTGGAGGTCTCAGAGACACCGAAGGCCTCAAAGGCACCAGAGGTCTCAAAGGCCATGAAGGTCTCAAATGCTGCAGGAGTTTCAAAGACCACAGAGGTCTCAAAGGCCACAGAGGCTCAGGAGGTATCTGCCACTCAGGCCTCAGCTACCACTAAGCTGACTGATACCCAGGTTCTGGCAGCTGAAACGAAGAATCCGGCAGCTGACACCAAGATGCAGAATACTGACCCTCAGGCTGTGACAATGCCTGCTACTGAGACCAAAAAGGTCAGCTGTGGGGCTGATACGAAGGTCAATACAAAGACCCTGGAGACTGAGGCTGCTGCCTCTCAGGCTCTGGCAGATGAACCTGAGCCTGAGGGTGCAGCTGCACAGGCTCAGGAGAATCAGGATACTCGGCCCAAGGTCAAGGCCAAGAAAGCCCGAAAG GTGAAGCATCTGAATGGGGAAGAGGATGGCAGCAGTGATCAGAGTCAGGCTTCTGGAACCACGGGCGGCCGAAGGATCTCAAAGGCCCTCATGGCCTCAATGGCCCGCAGGGCTTCGAGGGGCCCCATAGCCTTTTGGGCCCGCAGGGCATCAAGGACTCGGTTGGCTGCTTGGGCCCGGAGAGCTTTGCTTTCTCTGAGGTCACCTAAGGCCCGTAGGGGCAAGGCTCGCCGCAGAGCCGCCAAGCTCCAGTCATCCCAAGAGCCTGAAACACCACCACCTCGGGATGTAGCCCTTTTGCAAGGGAGG gCCAATGATTTGGTGAAGTACCTGTTGGTTAAAGACCAGACGAAGATTCCCATCAAACGCTCAG ACATGCTGAAGGACATCATCAAAGAATACACTGATGTGTACCCTGAAATCATTGAACGAGCAGGCTATTCCTTGGAGAAG GTATTTGGGATCCAATTAAAGGAAATTGATAAGAATGACCACTTGTACATTCTTCTCAGCACCTTAGAGCCCACTGATGCAGGCATACTAGGAAC GACCAAGGACTCACCAAAGCTGGGTCTCCTCATGGTGCTTCTTAGCATCATCTTCATGAATGGAAATAGGTCCAGTGAGG CTGTCATCTGGGAGGTGCTGCGCAAGTTGGGGCTGCGCCCTGG GATACATCATTCGCTTTTTGGGGATGTGAAGAAGCTCATTACTGATGAGTTTGTGAAGCAGAA GTACCTGGACTATGCCAGAGTCCCTAATAGCAATCCGCCTGAGTATGAGTTCTTCTGGGGCCTGCGCTCTTACTATGAGACCAGCAAGATGAAAGTCCTCAAGTTTGCCTGCAAG GTACAAAAGAAGGATCCCAAGGAATGGGCAGCTCAGTACCGAGAGGCAATGGAAGCAGATATGAAGGCTGCGGCTGAGGCTGCAGCTGAAGCCAAGGCAAGGGCTGAGATTAGAGCTCGGATGGGCATTGGGCTCGGCTCTGAGAATGCTGCTGGACCCTGCAACTGGGACGAAGCTGATATTGGACCCTGGGCCAAAGCCCGGATCCAGACGGGAGCTGAAGCTAAAGCCAAAGCCCAGGAGAGTGGTGGTGCCAGCTCTGGTGCCAGTGCCAGTGGCAGCTTTGGTGCTAGCACCAGCCTGACAGCCACTCTCACGTTTGGGCTCTTCGCGGGCCTTGGTGGAGCTGGTGCCAGCACCAGTGGCAGCTCTGGTGCCTGTGGTTTCTCCTACAAGTGA